A DNA window from Pseudomonas wuhanensis contains the following coding sequences:
- a CDS encoding MFS transporter, with translation MAISNAQTAATSAPATSQSSPLVMRIIGAVALAHLINDLIQAVLPSIYPMLKASYGLSFTQIGLITLTFQLTASLLQPWVGYHTDRHPKPWLLPAGTVCTLIGILMMSVVGSFPMILLAAGLIGVGSSTFHPEASRVARLASGGRFGLAQSTFQVGGNAGSAFGPLLAAAIIIPYGQGNVAWFGLFALFALFVLYRISRWYANHLNLFKLKQGQAATHGLSKGRVISALVVLGLLVFSKYFYMASLTSYFTFYLIEKFDLSVASSQLHLFLFLGAVAAGTFFGGPIGDKIGRKAVIWFSILGVAPFTLLLPHVDLFWTSVLSVVIGFILASAFSAIVVYAQELVPGNVGMIAGVFFGLMFGFGGIGAALLGHLADIHGIEYVYFLCSFLPLLGVLAIFLPRTKKA, from the coding sequence ATGGCTATCAGCAATGCTCAGACCGCCGCCACGTCGGCGCCCGCCACTTCACAAAGCAGTCCGTTGGTCATGCGCATCATCGGCGCGGTGGCGCTGGCGCATTTGATCAACGATCTGATTCAGGCGGTATTGCCGTCGATCTATCCGATGCTCAAGGCCAGCTACGGCCTGAGCTTCACCCAGATCGGTCTGATCACCCTGACCTTTCAACTGACGGCCTCGCTGTTGCAGCCATGGGTCGGTTACCACACGGATCGTCATCCCAAACCCTGGCTGTTGCCGGCCGGTACCGTGTGCACATTGATCGGCATTCTGATGATGTCCGTGGTCGGTAGCTTCCCGATGATTCTGCTGGCGGCGGGGTTGATCGGTGTCGGTTCATCGACCTTTCACCCGGAAGCTTCTCGTGTGGCGCGATTGGCTTCGGGTGGGCGTTTCGGCTTGGCGCAGTCGACGTTTCAGGTCGGTGGTAATGCGGGCTCGGCCTTCGGGCCGTTGCTGGCGGCGGCGATCATCATTCCCTACGGTCAGGGTAATGTGGCCTGGTTTGGACTGTTTGCGCTGTTTGCGTTGTTCGTGCTGTACCGGATCAGCCGCTGGTACGCCAATCACTTGAACCTGTTCAAACTCAAACAAGGTCAGGCAGCGACTCACGGCTTATCGAAAGGCCGGGTAATCAGTGCCTTGGTGGTGCTCGGGTTGCTGGTGTTCTCCAAGTACTTCTACATGGCCAGTCTTACCAGTTACTTCACGTTCTACCTAATCGAGAAATTCGACCTGTCGGTGGCCAGCTCGCAATTGCATCTGTTCCTGTTTCTCGGTGCGGTAGCGGCAGGGACCTTCTTCGGCGGGCCGATCGGCGACAAGATCGGGCGCAAGGCGGTGATCTGGTTTTCGATCCTTGGTGTGGCGCCGTTCACACTGCTGCTGCCTCATGTGGACCTGTTCTGGACCAGCGTGTTGAGCGTGGTGATCGGTTTCATTCTCGCCTCGGCGTTCTCGGCGATCGTGGTATATGCCCAGGAACTGGTGCCGGGTAACGTCGGGATGATTGCAGGGGTGTTCTTCGGCCTGATGTTTGGCTTTGGCGGGATTGGTGCGGCGCTACTCGGGCATCTGGCGGATATTCACGGCATTGAGTACGTGTACTTCCTGTGTTCGTTCTTGCCGTTGCTGGGGGTGTTGGCGATCTTCCTGCCCAGAACCAAAAAAGCCTGA
- a CDS encoding OprD family outer membrane porin: MAGSAIGSPLIATAAETLATQAEAPGFIDGSHLGLNLRHYYANQHTRRSTYLVIKKADGLERTRIRETWVQTAMLNYSSGYTQGPIGFGLDASLFSAINLERGHGRVANGGDRVLVDSDGDAVPTWSRLGVGDLRLRFSSTEIKAGRLLTDNPMLRYKDNRALPSSFQGVGLFSNELDWLSLQAGSFERAIPRTGTGSEKLTTTFGNRAYSGSRISYLGGLAKSPYGLDVSLYASRFEDMWQQTYLGLTQLIGDRRQIALKTALNYYHTEDQGEQRLGYIDNDAFSLAFTASHLAHSLTLAWQQVFGDEYFDYVWESTGNYMANSLYSDYNGPNEKSWQLRYDLDLASFGVPGLTTSLWHAKGWDIDGTHYSGDRNGRNTGYNVRGLDNAKHDENGLMVAYVVQSGALKNAVFRTIVYNHRATGGQIDGSYDEFRLVANLPLRIF; encoded by the coding sequence ATGGCCGGCAGCGCCATCGGCAGCCCTTTGATTGCCACCGCGGCCGAAACGCTGGCCACGCAAGCCGAGGCCCCGGGTTTTATCGACGGCAGCCATTTGGGGCTGAACTTGCGCCATTACTATGCCAACCAGCACACCCGACGTTCTACCTATCTGGTTATCAAGAAAGCCGATGGCCTGGAGCGGACCCGCATTCGCGAAACCTGGGTGCAGACCGCAATGCTCAACTACAGCTCCGGGTATACCCAAGGGCCGATCGGCTTCGGGCTAGACGCCTCATTGTTCAGCGCGATCAACCTGGAGCGCGGACATGGGCGCGTCGCCAATGGTGGCGATCGGGTGCTGGTGGACAGCGACGGCGATGCTGTACCGACCTGGAGCCGCTTGGGGGTGGGTGATCTGCGGCTGCGTTTTTCCAGCACTGAAATCAAGGCTGGTCGCTTGCTCACCGACAACCCGATGCTGCGCTACAAGGACAATCGCGCCCTGCCCTCGAGCTTTCAGGGCGTGGGCCTGTTCAGCAACGAACTCGATTGGCTGTCATTGCAGGCGGGCAGCTTCGAACGGGCGATTCCACGCACCGGTACCGGCAGCGAGAAACTCACCACCACCTTCGGCAACCGGGCGTATTCGGGGTCGCGTATTTCCTACCTCGGCGGGCTGGCCAAGAGCCCATACGGCCTGGACGTCAGCCTCTACGCTTCACGCTTCGAGGACATGTGGCAGCAGACCTATCTGGGGTTGACCCAGTTGATCGGGGATCGGCGTCAAATCGCGCTCAAGACCGCACTGAATTACTACCACACCGAGGATCAGGGCGAGCAGCGCCTGGGCTATATCGACAACGACGCCTTCAGCCTGGCATTCACCGCATCGCATCTGGCCCACAGCCTGACCCTGGCCTGGCAGCAGGTGTTCGGCGACGAGTATTTCGATTACGTCTGGGAGTCCACGGGCAATTACATGGCCAACTCGTTGTACTCGGACTACAACGGCCCGAACGAGAAGTCCTGGCAACTGCGCTACGACCTGGACCTGGCGTCCTTTGGAGTCCCGGGCCTGACTACCAGCCTGTGGCACGCCAAGGGCTGGGACATCGACGGCACCCATTACAGCGGCGACCGTAACGGGCGCAATACCGGTTACAATGTGCGGGGCCTGGACAATGCCAAGCACGATGAAAACGGTTTAATGGTGGCGTACGTGGTGCAATCCGGCGCGCTGAAGAATGCGGTGTTTCGCACCATCGTCTACAACCATCGCGCCACGGGCGGGCAGATTGATGGTAGCTACGACGAGTTCCGCCTGGTGGCGAATTTGCCGTTGCGGATTTTTTGA
- a CDS encoding methyl-accepting chemotaxis protein: MQAFLSPGIGLLGRFGFARKFQLLFLLFILPLAGSLWMIGQDYRDKLSLISGERAGVRQLLALDALDNLLAAQRDRAARWRATETNRQPTPATIAAMAAFDAVQPAVAQATMDLGNALKTEGAEGQTLTRYQALQTALTGLDSKSLSSIGWWPDGYDRFTNALSALQALREQIAMDNRLTLAPWLETYLLTQISTQHAPDLIERVGRLAAVGQASVVSGQFTLQSRLQLRDLRSRIGDAREQLVKTASLLEARLPSALQTWAGQYHDSLKHLDAGLKVLDEGVFGGSINLKPEDFERSLDALLGDLASLRQQSLVSLDQRLDYYHGSAIRQFILVATVFGCLLLAALYLFTCLQASIRRSASGITLLAEALRDGNLSLQVPVQGRDELAAISTALNVAVVQLRNSLLGVDHETLQLSNAVRTLNDHSSGALGEVEAQQLQISQIAAAATQLAATSQGVAQSCEQASGSAQHTQRIAADSSRDSQRTTASIQQLNQRLNDTAAALGRVSEQGQQIQLVVDTIRGVAEQTNLLALNAAIEAARAGEQGRGFAVVADEVRSLSQRTQSSTAQIAGTVDSLRSTVNEAVSLMEAACGQAQSDAQAVTGLGERLGEIASAVQSVTDTLAQIATAVEEQASTADEVSGNIQQVDQAAVRLLEGARAVNLAADTLSQGSKALSANTGRFQLS; encoded by the coding sequence ATGCAGGCTTTTTTATCACCGGGGATCGGGCTGCTGGGGCGATTCGGCTTCGCGCGCAAATTTCAGCTGCTGTTTCTGCTGTTTATCCTGCCACTGGCGGGCAGTCTGTGGATGATCGGTCAGGACTATCGTGACAAGTTGAGCCTGATCTCCGGCGAGCGCGCCGGGGTTCGTCAATTGCTCGCCCTCGACGCGCTCGACAACCTGCTCGCCGCCCAGCGTGACCGCGCTGCTCGTTGGCGCGCCACCGAAACCAATCGCCAGCCGACACCCGCAACCATCGCGGCGATGGCAGCGTTCGACGCGGTTCAGCCAGCCGTCGCCCAAGCCACTATGGACCTGGGCAATGCCCTGAAAACCGAAGGTGCCGAGGGCCAAACCCTCACCCGCTATCAAGCCCTGCAAACGGCTCTCACCGGCCTGGACTCGAAAAGCCTGAGCAGCATCGGTTGGTGGCCGGACGGTTACGATCGCTTCACTAATGCCTTGAGCGCCCTGCAAGCCCTGCGCGAACAAATCGCCATGGACAATCGCCTGACCCTGGCGCCATGGCTGGAAACATATCTGCTGACGCAGATCTCCACTCAACACGCACCGGACCTGATCGAACGGGTCGGGCGCCTCGCCGCGGTTGGTCAGGCGTCGGTGGTGTCCGGGCAGTTCACCCTGCAAAGCCGCCTGCAACTGCGGGACTTGCGCAGCCGCATCGGCGATGCCCGGGAACAGCTGGTGAAAACCGCCAGCCTGCTGGAAGCGCGCCTGCCCAGCGCCTTGCAAACCTGGGCCGGGCAATACCACGACAGCCTCAAGCATCTGGACGCCGGTTTGAAAGTGCTGGACGAGGGCGTCTTCGGCGGCAGCATCAACCTCAAGCCGGAAGACTTCGAACGCAGCCTCGACGCCCTCCTCGGCGACCTCGCCTCATTGCGTCAGCAATCGTTGGTTTCTCTGGATCAACGGTTGGATTATTACCACGGCTCGGCCATCCGCCAATTCATCCTGGTGGCGACAGTTTTTGGTTGCCTGCTACTGGCCGCGTTGTACCTGTTCACCTGTTTGCAGGCCTCGATCCGTCGCAGCGCGAGCGGCATCACGCTACTGGCCGAAGCGTTGCGTGATGGCAACCTGAGCCTGCAAGTACCGGTGCAGGGGCGCGACGAACTGGCGGCCATCAGCACTGCCCTGAATGTCGCGGTGGTGCAACTGCGCAACAGCCTGCTGGGGGTCGATCACGAAACCCTGCAACTGAGTAACGCGGTGCGCACCCTCAACGATCACTCCAGCGGCGCTCTGGGCGAAGTCGAGGCTCAGCAGTTGCAGATCAGTCAGATCGCCGCTGCAGCCACGCAATTGGCCGCGACCTCTCAAGGGGTCGCCCAGAGTTGCGAACAGGCTTCCGGCAGCGCTCAGCACACCCAGCGCATCGCCGCCGACAGCAGCCGCGACAGTCAACGCACGACAGCGAGTATTCAGCAGCTCAATCAGCGCTTGAACGACACCGCGGCGGCACTGGGGCGGGTCAGCGAGCAAGGCCAGCAAATTCAATTGGTGGTCGATACCATTCGCGGCGTCGCCGAGCAGACCAACCTGCTGGCCCTCAACGCCGCCATCGAGGCCGCACGGGCCGGCGAGCAAGGTCGTGGTTTTGCGGTGGTGGCCGATGAAGTGCGCAGCCTGTCGCAACGCACCCAGTCCTCCACCGCGCAAATTGCCGGTACCGTCGACAGCCTGCGCAGCACCGTCAACGAAGCGGTAAGCCTGATGGAAGCCGCCTGCGGCCAGGCACAATCGGATGCGCAAGCCGTCACCGGTCTCGGCGAGCGACTGGGGGAAATCGCCAGCGCAGTGCAGAGCGTCACCGACACCCTGGCGCAGATCGCTACCGCTGTCGAAGAGCAAGCGAGCACCGCCGATGAAGTCAGCGGCAACATCCAGCAAGTCGATCAGGCGGCGGTACGCTTGCTCGAAGGCGCGCGGGCGGTGAACCTCGCCGCGGACACCTTGAGCCAGGGCAGCAAGGCCTTGAGTGCGAATACCGGGAGATTTCAGCTCAGTTGA
- a CDS encoding SET domain-containing protein codes for MRAHAEQGITPPSSNGIYPFVELPLRLGFPSQDDFEIIYNAQGSATAVTALREFPRISRLCRVSGHLLPYRCRHTRQLAPGIHVYDPRFCGLLSHSCDPNVFLDMSELWLWALKDIKKGDRLTMDFATTEDKLQRQFACRCGCPCCRGWITGYDESPNANGEQFFQHWRRRSPG; via the coding sequence ATGAGAGCCCATGCCGAACAAGGAATAACCCCACCCTCATCCAATGGCATCTATCCATTTGTAGAGTTGCCCCTTCGCCTTGGATTCCCCTCCCAAGACGACTTTGAAATCATCTACAACGCGCAAGGATCGGCAACAGCTGTCACGGCGCTGCGCGAGTTCCCCCGCATCAGCCGACTCTGCAGGGTTTCCGGACATCTGTTGCCCTATCGCTGCCGACACACCCGGCAGCTGGCACCAGGCATCCACGTCTACGATCCGCGCTTCTGTGGTCTGCTGAGCCACTCCTGCGACCCCAACGTCTTTCTCGACATGAGCGAGCTGTGGTTATGGGCGCTCAAAGACATCAAAAAGGGTGATCGACTGACGATGGATTTCGCCACGACAGAAGACAAGCTGCAGCGGCAGTTCGCCTGCCGCTGCGGTTGTCCTTGCTGCCGTGGCTGGATCACCGGCTATGACGAGTCGCCCAATGCCAATGGAGAACAGTTCTTTCAACACTGGCGTCGAAGAAGTCCCGGCTGA
- a CDS encoding MFS transporter encodes MTAPTYPQPGRFSRSDYKTLGLAALGGALEIYDFIIFVFFALTLSQLFFPPEMPEWLRLLQSFGIFVTGYLARPLGGILMAHFADRVGRKRVFSLSILMMALPCLLIGIMPTYEQIGYWAPLILLLLRVLQGAAVGGEVPSAWVFVAEHAPVGHRGYALGVLQAGLTFGYLLGALTATLLARIYSPAEILDFAWRYPFLLGGVFGVIGVWLRRWLSETPVFMALQARREMDAELPLRTVLRDHRTSILPAMLLTCVLTSAVVVLVVITPTVMQKSFGMSASHTFALSSLGIVFLNIGCVLAGLLVDRIGAWRAVLVYSLLLPVGTALLYASLISGGYWISVAYAVAGLTCGVVGAVPSVMVSLFPARIRVSGISFTYNIAYALWASTTPLLLIGLMPWSPWVCVGYCVIMGAVGALMAWFYGLRSSSPADVSVVPGA; translated from the coding sequence ATGACGGCCCCTACTTATCCACAACCCGGTCGCTTTTCCCGGTCTGACTACAAGACCCTGGGCCTGGCGGCGCTGGGTGGTGCGCTGGAAATCTACGATTTCATCATCTTTGTGTTCTTCGCCCTGACCCTCAGCCAGCTGTTCTTTCCACCTGAAATGCCGGAGTGGCTGCGCTTGCTGCAAAGCTTCGGGATTTTCGTCACCGGCTATCTGGCACGCCCGCTGGGCGGCATCCTGATGGCGCACTTTGCTGATCGGGTGGGACGCAAGCGGGTGTTCAGCCTGAGCATCCTGATGATGGCTTTGCCCTGCCTGTTGATCGGGATCATGCCGACCTATGAACAGATCGGTTACTGGGCTCCCTTGATCCTGCTGCTGTTGCGAGTGCTGCAAGGTGCCGCGGTGGGCGGCGAGGTGCCGAGCGCCTGGGTGTTCGTGGCCGAGCATGCCCCGGTCGGGCATCGGGGCTATGCCTTGGGAGTGTTGCAGGCCGGATTGACGTTCGGCTATTTGCTGGGAGCCCTGACCGCGACCCTTCTAGCGCGGATCTACAGCCCCGCCGAGATCCTCGACTTCGCCTGGCGTTACCCCTTCCTGCTCGGCGGTGTATTCGGGGTGATCGGGGTCTGGCTGCGGCGCTGGCTGAGCGAAACCCCAGTGTTCATGGCCTTGCAGGCGCGACGCGAGATGGATGCGGAGCTGCCGTTGCGGACGGTATTGCGCGATCACCGCACCTCCATCCTGCCGGCGATGCTGTTGACCTGTGTGTTGACGTCGGCGGTGGTGGTGCTGGTGGTGATCACCCCGACCGTCATGCAGAAAAGCTTCGGCATGAGTGCCAGCCATACCTTCGCGCTGAGCAGCCTGGGCATTGTGTTCCTGAATATCGGCTGTGTGCTGGCGGGGTTACTGGTCGACCGGATCGGCGCCTGGCGCGCGGTACTGGTTTATAGCCTGCTGCTGCCGGTAGGGACAGCGCTGCTCTACGCCAGCCTGATCAGTGGCGGCTACTGGATCAGCGTGGCCTATGCCGTGGCCGGCCTGACCTGCGGCGTAGTGGGCGCGGTGCCGTCGGTGATGGTGAGTTTGTTTCCGGCACGGATCCGGGTGTCCGGCATTTCCTTTACCTACAACATTGCCTACGCACTCTGGGCCAGTACCACGCCGCTGCTGCTGATCGGCCTGATGCCGTGGAGCCCTTGGGTTTGCGTAGGCTATTGCGTAATCATGGGTGCCGTCGGGGCGCTCATGGCATGGTTCTACGGTTTGCGCTCATCGTCCCCGGCTGACGTTTCGGTGGTGCCAGGCGCTTGA
- a CDS encoding amidase — protein MSCVNDLHDLSAVQLLVLFASKELSPLEYYDHLLAHIERWEPHINALYAFDPQRIREQAAAASERWSRGQPRAMLDGLPVTLKELIATQGDCIPLGCAATESTPATVDAPPAARMREAGAIVLGKTTVPDYGMLSSGLSSFHGVTRNPWNLANNPGGSSAGAAAAAAAGYGPLHVGTDIGGSVRLPAAWCALVGFKPTLGRIPIDPYYTGRCAGPMTRNMDDCALMMRYLSRPDARDATSLPPEQGDWALGRLSVQGLKIGLMLDPGCGIQPDEQVCSAVREAARLFESQGAQVRHIQPLMDRAVLQGLDHFWQARQWSQLQALSPERLDQVLPYIRDWAAAAEHLTAVQAVEGFNQTFEIRRRAAEVFQDVDLVLSPTNQVSAFAAEWASPTNDPRRPFEHIVFTVPWNMGEQPALSINCGFTDQGMPIGLQMIAPRFADQWLLQLGKTYENWRGTIRHWPSPPPR, from the coding sequence ATGAGCTGCGTCAACGATTTGCATGATCTTTCGGCGGTGCAACTGTTGGTGTTGTTCGCCAGCAAGGAGCTGTCGCCGCTGGAGTATTACGACCATTTGCTGGCCCACATCGAGCGCTGGGAACCCCATATCAACGCGCTGTACGCCTTTGACCCGCAACGGATCCGGGAACAGGCGGCCGCCGCCAGCGAGCGCTGGAGCCGGGGCCAGCCCCGCGCAATGCTCGATGGTTTGCCCGTGACGCTCAAGGAGTTGATCGCGACGCAAGGCGACTGCATTCCCCTGGGTTGCGCCGCTACCGAATCGACCCCGGCCACCGTCGACGCGCCACCGGCGGCGCGGATGCGTGAGGCCGGGGCGATTGTCCTGGGCAAGACTACGGTGCCGGACTACGGCATGTTGTCGTCGGGGCTGTCGAGTTTCCACGGTGTGACACGCAATCCCTGGAACCTGGCGAACAATCCCGGTGGCTCCAGTGCCGGCGCGGCGGCGGCGGCAGCGGCCGGCTATGGCCCACTGCATGTCGGCACCGACATCGGCGGTTCTGTCCGTTTGCCCGCAGCCTGGTGCGCGTTGGTGGGGTTCAAGCCGACACTCGGGCGCATTCCCATCGATCCGTATTACACCGGCCGTTGCGCCGGGCCCATGACCCGCAACATGGACGACTGCGCACTGATGATGCGCTACCTGTCCCGCCCCGATGCGCGGGATGCCACCAGCCTGCCACCGGAACAAGGCGATTGGGCACTGGGACGGCTGTCGGTCCAAGGGCTGAAAATCGGCCTGATGCTCGACCCCGGTTGTGGCATTCAACCGGACGAACAGGTGTGCTCGGCGGTCCGGGAAGCGGCTCGCCTATTTGAAAGCCAAGGAGCTCAGGTACGTCATATCCAGCCACTGATGGATCGCGCCGTGCTCCAGGGCCTGGATCATTTCTGGCAGGCGCGACAGTGGAGTCAGTTGCAAGCCCTGAGCCCCGAGCGGCTGGATCAGGTCTTGCCCTACATACGCGACTGGGCGGCGGCGGCCGAACATCTGACCGCCGTGCAGGCAGTCGAGGGGTTCAACCAGACGTTCGAAATCCGCCGCCGGGCAGCCGAAGTCTTTCAAGATGTCGACCTGGTGTTGTCGCCGACCAACCAGGTCAGTGCCTTTGCGGCTGAATGGGCTTCGCCCACCAATGACCCGCGGCGGCCGTTCGAGCACATTGTTTTCACCGTGCCATGGAACATGGGCGAGCAGCCGGCGCTGTCGATCAATTGTGGCTTTACCGACCAAGGCATGCCAATCGGCCTGCAGATGATTGCCCCGCGTTTCGCTGATCAGTGGTTGCTTCAGCTCGGCAAAACCTATGAGAACTGGCGCGGCACGATTCGGCACTGGCCCAGCCCGCCGCCTCGCTGA
- a CDS encoding asparagine synthetase A — MEEIQRNFDDFNHPDVEAIAIIRGRVLQALQQYLLERDFKQLMPILMSPITDPLNHAVYPAELQYETRRLKLTASMIFHKQLALTARGHDKIFIVAPNIRLEKAEIKDSENHLLEFSQFDFEIRDGNMHQVMALIEGLIKHTFAEVRQHCSAQLVHLNRHLPHYDTNFPIYSSDELRAEYGDDFEKIMSAKAHTPFFVTNYRREFYDRETPGKRGQYNNYDLIYPDSYGEALSGAEREFEYEQIIYRMEELSMDLAPFANYLEVAKRGLLPSSAGGGLGIERLLKFICGKRRIRDVALFDRTVDTNFLF; from the coding sequence ATGGAAGAAATTCAGCGTAATTTCGACGATTTTAATCACCCGGACGTTGAAGCGATTGCGATTATCCGCGGTCGCGTGCTGCAGGCATTGCAACAGTATTTGTTGGAGCGCGACTTCAAACAGTTGATGCCCATCCTCATGTCGCCCATCACCGATCCGTTAAACCATGCGGTGTACCCCGCAGAGCTTCAATACGAAACGCGGCGCCTGAAACTGACCGCCAGCATGATCTTCCATAAACAGCTGGCATTGACCGCCAGGGGGCACGACAAGATTTTTATCGTGGCGCCGAACATTCGCCTGGAAAAAGCCGAGATCAAGGATTCGGAGAACCACTTGCTGGAATTCTCCCAATTCGACTTCGAAATACGTGACGGCAACATGCACCAGGTCATGGCGCTGATCGAAGGCTTGATCAAGCACACCTTCGCCGAAGTCAGGCAACACTGCTCGGCCCAGTTGGTCCACCTCAACCGCCATCTGCCGCACTACGACACGAATTTTCCGATCTACAGCTCGGACGAGTTGCGCGCCGAGTATGGCGACGACTTCGAGAAGATCATGTCGGCCAAGGCCCACACGCCGTTCTTCGTCACCAACTACCGCCGGGAATTCTATGACCGTGAAACACCCGGCAAGCGCGGCCAGTACAACAACTACGACCTGATCTATCCCGATAGCTACGGCGAAGCGCTGTCTGGTGCCGAACGTGAGTTCGAGTACGAGCAGATCATCTACCGCATGGAAGAGTTGTCGATGGACCTTGCGCCCTTCGCCAATTACCTCGAAGTCGCCAAGCGCGGCTTGCTCCCCTCGAGCGCCGGCGGCGGGCTGGGGATCGAGCGACTGCTGAAATTCATCTGCGGCAAGCGCCGTATCCGCGACGTCGCGCTGTTCGACCGCACTGTCGATACCAACTTCCTGTTCTGA
- the ggt gene encoding gamma-glutamyltransferase gives MFSAFHLSRYRLSAFSLIATALTLAACNTLPSSPSVSTLPVAPEIASGYRTDLQTRHASKHMAAAANPLAAEAGREMLREGGSAIDAAIAMQAVLTLVEPQSSGIGGGALIVLWDGKAVRTYDGRETAPAGATEKLFLQADGKPMPFTQAQIGGRSVGTPGVLRALELAHQQHGRLPWAKLFEPAIKLAEQGFAISPRLHQLITADALIQRSPDMAAYFLNTDGSPKAIGTPLKNPALAAVFKRIAKEGPNALYEGSIAKEIVAKVQGHANPGSLSLNDLQGYKAKERAPLCTDYKRWQVCGMPPPSSGGIAVAQILGTLQALETRDPRFALAPLKPIKTSKPAGIEPSSEAVHLIAEAERLAYADRAQYVADSDFVPVPVKGLIDPTYLASRASLIGERSMGQAKPGTPPGIQVAYAPDRSPLRISTSQVVAVDDEGGAVSMTTTVEAAFGSHLMVQGFLLNNQMTDFSFIPEENGQKVANRVEPGKRPRSSMAPTLIFDRQNGEFLATVGSPGGSQIIEYVAKSTIGLLDWNLDPQAAISLPNFGSRNGPTELEQGQFSTELIQALKVKGHSVNEIDMTSGTQAIVRVKDAQGKAALAGGADPRREGEALGD, from the coding sequence GTGTTCTCAGCCTTCCACTTGAGTCGCTATCGCCTGTCAGCTTTTTCGCTGATCGCCACCGCTTTAACCCTCGCCGCGTGTAATACCCTGCCCTCTTCGCCGTCAGTCTCTACTCTGCCGGTCGCGCCGGAAATCGCCTCCGGTTATCGCACCGACCTGCAGACCCGGCACGCCTCGAAACACATGGCCGCAGCTGCCAACCCGCTGGCAGCCGAAGCCGGGCGGGAAATGCTGCGTGAGGGCGGCTCGGCGATTGATGCGGCCATTGCCATGCAAGCGGTGTTGACGCTGGTCGAACCGCAATCGTCGGGTATTGGCGGTGGCGCGTTGATCGTGCTGTGGGATGGCAAGGCTGTGCGCACCTACGACGGTCGCGAAACCGCTCCGGCCGGTGCCACCGAGAAACTGTTCCTGCAAGCTGACGGTAAACCGATGCCGTTCACCCAAGCACAGATCGGCGGACGCTCGGTGGGGACGCCGGGTGTATTGCGGGCACTGGAGCTGGCCCATCAACAGCACGGTCGCCTGCCATGGGCGAAGTTGTTCGAGCCCGCCATCAAACTCGCGGAACAGGGCTTCGCCATTTCGCCACGACTGCATCAGTTGATCACCGCAGACGCGTTAATACAGCGCTCGCCGGACATGGCCGCCTACTTCCTGAATACCGATGGCAGCCCGAAAGCTATCGGCACACCGCTGAAAAACCCGGCACTCGCCGCGGTGTTCAAGCGCATCGCCAAGGAAGGCCCCAATGCGCTGTATGAAGGGTCGATCGCAAAAGAGATCGTCGCCAAGGTGCAGGGCCACGCCAACCCCGGCAGCCTGTCGCTGAACGACCTCCAAGGCTACAAGGCCAAGGAACGCGCGCCGCTGTGCACCGACTACAAGCGCTGGCAAGTCTGCGGCATGCCGCCACCGTCGTCGGGCGGAATTGCCGTGGCGCAAATTCTCGGCACCTTGCAGGCACTGGAAACCCGCGACCCGCGTTTTGCCCTGGCACCACTCAAACCGATCAAGACCAGCAAGCCGGCGGGCATCGAGCCGTCATCTGAAGCCGTGCACCTGATCGCCGAAGCCGAGCGCCTGGCTTACGCCGACCGAGCGCAGTATGTCGCCGACTCCGACTTCGTACCCGTACCGGTAAAAGGTCTGATCGACCCGACTTATCTGGCCAGCCGCGCCTCCTTGATTGGCGAACGCAGCATGGGTCAGGCCAAACCCGGCACCCCGCCAGGTATTCAGGTTGCCTACGCGCCGGACCGCTCGCCGCTACGCATCTCGACCTCGCAAGTGGTGGCGGTCGATGACGAAGGCGGCGCCGTATCCATGACCACCACCGTGGAAGCAGCGTTTGGCTCGCACCTGATGGTCCAGGGTTTTCTACTCAACAACCAGATGACCGACTTCTCGTTCATTCCCGAAGAGAACGGGCAAAAAGTCGCCAACCGCGTCGAACCGGGTAAACGCCCCCGCTCGTCCATGGCGCCAACGCTGATCTTCGACCGTCAGAACGGCGAGTTCCTGGCCACCGTCGGCTCCCCTGGCGGCTCGCAGATCATCGAATACGTGGCCAAATCCACCATCGGCTTGCTCGACTGGAACCTCGACCCGCAAGCGGCCATCAGCCTGCCCAACTTCGGCAGCCGCAATGGCCCGACCGAACTGGAACAGGGGCAGTTCAGCACAGAGTTGATTCAGGCCCTGAAGGTCAAAGGGCACAGCGTGAACGAGATCGACATGACCAGCGGGACTCAGGCGATTGTTCGGGTCAAGGATGCACAGGGGAAAGCGGCGCTGGCCGGCGGAGCCGACCCACGGCGCGAGGGGGAAGCGTTGGGGGATTGA